Proteins encoded within one genomic window of uncultured Draconibacterium sp.:
- a CDS encoding DUF6340 family protein yields the protein MRKAFTGDLLKACEFHLILMKTNNFNKKNRPLFVYGVLMLFVLASCNTLYNTKTIDIEIVEPSTMSVASKFRNIAVQYNNVNCSPNKYLNQYEEFGKQKTEEENSDSIASHIYFEHFISEINNQAFFDTLFALNERNYSTSRIADTINYAPYFREDSATRITMSPQQINVLNSSYFLKSNTTPVRPKTDSLMIHQQFGLYTLKQLQNIRNNTGADLLLSLDYFGASDGRYFDRRLEIGNEQVTNWTQWSFYDLIDMEYVLAYSKLDTISWMEYSLSQNKASDVLPPRTDAIYNAAEISAENFARTIAPHWVQVQRMYYSSGHVELQQVDELVQNGQWLAAAELWNKQLKNKNQNIVAKCMYNLGLACEMEGDLEAALGWVVESYHIFGPKNELHAENCMEYIRVLSTRQADIKLLKRQFRDQ from the coding sequence ATGAGAAAGGCTTTCACAGGCGATCTATTAAAAGCATGCGAGTTCCATCTTATTCTGATGAAAACAAACAATTTTAATAAGAAAAATCGCCCTCTTTTTGTATATGGCGTTTTAATGCTTTTTGTTTTAGCAAGTTGTAATACGCTATATAATACAAAAACTATTGATATCGAAATTGTTGAGCCATCAACGATGAGTGTTGCCTCAAAATTCAGAAATATTGCTGTTCAGTACAACAATGTTAACTGCTCGCCAAACAAGTATTTAAACCAGTACGAAGAATTTGGGAAGCAAAAAACGGAAGAAGAAAACTCGGACAGCATTGCCTCGCATATTTATTTTGAACACTTTATTTCGGAGATAAACAACCAGGCATTTTTCGATACGTTATTTGCCTTGAACGAGCGCAATTATTCAACAAGCAGAATTGCTGACACAATTAATTACGCACCCTATTTTCGCGAAGATTCAGCAACACGTATAACAATGTCGCCCCAACAAATTAACGTGCTAAATTCAAGCTATTTTCTGAAAAGCAATACAACACCGGTTCGTCCAAAAACCGATTCACTGATGATACATCAGCAATTTGGATTGTACACTCTCAAGCAACTTCAAAATATTCGCAATAACACCGGCGCCGACCTGTTACTTTCGCTCGATTATTTTGGAGCAAGTGATGGCCGTTATTTCGATCGTCGCTTAGAAATAGGTAACGAGCAGGTTACCAACTGGACACAGTGGAGCTTTTACGATCTAATTGACATGGAATATGTGTTGGCATATTCGAAACTCGACACGATTAGTTGGATGGAGTATTCGCTTAGCCAGAATAAAGCGTCTGACGTTTTACCTCCCCGCACCGACGCCATTTATAATGCAGCAGAAATATCGGCAGAGAATTTTGCGCGAACAATTGCTCCTCACTGGGTGCAGGTACAGCGAATGTATTACTCTTCAGGACATGTGGAGCTGCAACAAGTCGACGAACTCGTTCAGAACGGCCAATGGCTCGCTGCAGCCGAGCTATGGAACAAACAGCTTAAAAACAAAAATCAGAACATTGTTGCAAAATGTATGTACAACCTTGGTTTGGCTTGCGAAATGGAAGGTGACCTGGAAGCTGCTTTGGGATGGGTAGTTGAATCGTATCATATTTTCGGGCCAAAGAATGAACTTCATGCAGAAAATTGTATGGAGTACATAAGGGTATTGAGTACCCGGCAAGCCGACATAAAATTACTAAAGCGGCAATTTAGAGATCAGTAA